The bacterium sequence GAGCGGCGCAAGCCGCGCCTCGGTGTACCGGTAGGCCGCGGCCGCGTCGCCGTCAATCGAACCGAAGTTGCCCTGGCCGTGGACAAGTGGATAGCGGAGCGAGAAATCCTGAGCCATCCGCACCATCGCGTCGTAGACCGCACTATCGCCATGGGGATGGTACTTACCCAGAACGTCGCCGACGACGGTAGCCGACTTGCGCGTAGCCCGAGTCGGAACAAGGCCCATCTCATTCATTGTGAAGAGGATACGACGCTGGACCGGCTTCAGCCCGTCGCGGACGTCGGGCAGCGCACGTGCCACGATGACCGACATGGCATAATCGAGGAAGGACTTGCGGACCTCATCCTCGATGTAAACCGGTACTACAGAATCTTCGTGGGACACGCGCGGTAAATATAACTGTGGGCACTCGAAAGTCAAACGCCACAAGGCGGCAAAACGGTCCTGCCGCGAGTTGACAGTACCACTGAAATAGCTATCATTCCCCACGGCTATCCAGCAGGTCTAAGGAGGACCACAATGCCAAGTTTCCGCAAGCTAAGTCCGGCGACAATTCTGCTGACCGCGCTGCTGTTCGTGCCGTTGTTCGCACAGCAGCAGATACCGCTTGATGCGCTGTTGCGCGGCGGCCGCGTTCAGTACGGAATCGGCAACTACACAGGCGCCAGAGAGCGCTTTTCCACGGCGCTGGCCCAGTACGGCGCGACCGCTGCGGACAAGGATCTGGCCAACATCCACCTCTTGCTTGGGCTCTGCGACGCGCAACTCAAGTTACAGGATTCAGCGGCCTCCCACTTCGCGACAGCCATGGACAAGGACACTGCCGTAGTCAGCAAGATCCGCGCCGACGAGCAATGGCAGTACCTCGCCTGGAACTCGCTCATCACCTCGACGCGCGACAACTACGACGCCGGAGTTAACGACGCCGCCCTCCGCTATGCGCTTGGGGCACTCAAGGTCGACCCGTCCAAGTCTCAGACCTATGCCCTGGTTGCCGGCATCTACTCGGCGCTGGGCCGCTACGATGACATGTATGCAACCGCCGGCGACCTGCTCAAGTTGGACGCGGGTGTACCTGAGGCCTTCAGCCTACTTGGCCAGTACTTCCTCGAGAAACCGGACAGCCTCTGGCCGGCCAAAGAACCCAAGACCCTGCGTCTGGACTCGGCCGACTACTACTACGACAAGGCAATCGCCGCCTACGAGAAGCGCTTCGCCGCAGCCAAGGCCGACCTCGCAAAACAACTCAAGCCTGCGGACACGGTCAGACTGAATCAGATCACCGCCCAGATCATTGACCTGAGCCGGAAACAGGATCAGTCAGAACTCAAGCGCTACATCGAAAGAGACCTCAACGCGGCCGGTCAGCTTACCCAAGTCGCCCAGATAGCAGGCAGACTCCTCTACGCTGCCAACAACCTGAATGTGGCCAACTCGCGAGCTGGAACGGCTATGCTTCGGGCTACGGCCGACACCAAAGCCGACACTTCCGAACGCTTCCGTGCCAAAGCCGAGATGCTCTTCAAACAGGCAGTGCAGTATGACTCAACAGACTTGGTGTCGCTTTTCAACCTCGGCATCACTCAATACCAGGGCAAGGAGGACACCTTGGCCGAGAGTTCACTGCAAACCGTGATAGACCACGCAGTCGCACCCGTGGGCGCACTGAACCAGCCGTGGATCGACTCACTGCTCGCTCTTGTCACATCGACCGAATCTGGATACGTACAGATCCCCGGCCCGCTGACGGAGAAAGTGGACTCGGTTCTGGCCAGCCGAGGACGAAAGACGGCCGGCTTCGGCTGGCTTTTCACCCCAAACCTCGATAGCCGGAAGCTGAACGG is a genomic window containing:
- a CDS encoding tetratricopeptide repeat protein → MPSFRKLSPATILLTALLFVPLFAQQQIPLDALLRGGRVQYGIGNYTGARERFSTALAQYGATAADKDLANIHLLLGLCDAQLKLQDSAASHFATAMDKDTAVVSKIRADEQWQYLAWNSLITSTRDNYDAGVNDAALRYALGALKVDPSKSQTYALVAGIYSALGRYDDMYATAGDLLKLDAGVPEAFSLLGQYFLEKPDSLWPAKEPKTLRLDSADYYYDKAIAAYEKRFAAAKADLAKQLKPADTVRLNQITAQIIDLSRKQDQSELKRYIERDLNAAGQLTQVAQIAGRLLYAANNLNVANSRAGTAMLRATADTKADTSERFRAKAEMLFKQAVQYDSTDLVSLFNLGITQYQGKEDTLAESSLQTVIDHAVAPVGALNQPWIDSLLALVTSTESGYVQIPGPLTEKVDSVLASRGRKTAGFGWLFTPNLDSRKLNGHATVADTAGMFLSTQVPQLVEQAFLWLGSCETGLANSLSDKGRKEVAKATYERAIGNLLIATKLGPNNSDAFQNLGICYRETDQKDKALKAFENADTLRKQGR